Genomic DNA from Nonomuraea rubra:
CTGGCTCATTGGCATGCCTCTAGTTTATGGTGTACTACTTCGTGTACGGCATAAACACATCGGAGGTGGCTGAGATGTTCTACGTGTCTCCGGCGGGGGACGACTCCTGGGAGGGCTCCTTCGAGCGCCCGTTCCTGACCCTGGAGCGGGCCCGGTCCGCGGCCCGCGAGGTCCCCGGCGAGGCCGTGGTACGGCTGATGGGCGGCACCCACGTGCTGACCCGGCCGTTCGAGCTCACGGAGGCCGACTCCGGGACGGTCTACGAGGCGTACGGCCACGGGACCGCCGGGCAGGAGGAGGCGGTGATCAGCGGCGGCCGGCCGATCACGGAGTGGCGGGTGCGGGACGGCGTCTGGCGGGCCGAGGTCGGCGACCTGGAGGTCCGCCAGCTCTACGTGGACGGCCGCCGGGCCGCCCGCGCCGCCATCCCCGGCCTGCCGGGCGCGGCGGAGGCGACGGGGACGGGATACGTCACGGACAGCACGGAGCCGCTGGCGTGGCGGAGCGCCGAGTTCGTCCACCGGGGCGTCTACCCCTGGTCCGAGGCGCGGCTGGGGATGGCCGCGGCCGAGGCCGACGGGGGCCGGACGGTGATCACCATGGCCCAGCCCGGGTTCGGGTGGGCCATGGAGCTGTACAACTCCGTCTGGGAGGGCAACACCTCCCGCGGCCCCGGCCTGCCGACGGCGATCGAGAACGACCCGGCGTTCCTGCGCGAGCCGGGCACCTTCGCGCTCGACCGGTCGCGGCCGGGGGAGCACGTGCTGCTGTACCTGCCGCTGCCGGGTGAGGATCCTGCGCGTACGACGGTGGTCGCGCCGGTCCTGGAGACGCTGGTGCGGGTCGCCGGGGCGCGGGACGTGGCGTTCAAGGGGCTGGTCTTCGCCGAGGCCACGTGGTCGCGGCCAGGCCGTCCCGAGGGGTTCGTGCACTACCACGGGAGCGGGTACTACGAGGGCGGCGGGGTCGAGACGGCCGTGCTGGGAGAGGGCTCGTCCGTGACGTATCCCGCGGATTCCGTCACGATTCCGGCCTGTATCCGGTTCGAGGAGACGGCAGGGGTGCGGGTCGAGGGCTGCCGGTTCACCCGGCTCGGGGCTTCCGGGCTGGGCGTCTCCGGGGGTGAGGGGCTCACGGTACGCGGTTGCGACTTCGACACGCTGTCCGCCGGGGGCATCGTGGTGTCCGGCAGCCGGGGGACCACCCTGGAGGACAACCGGGTGCGGCGCGTCGGGCTGGAGTTCAGCGGGTCGCCGGGGATCTCCGTCATGGGCACGCACGGTTGCGTCGTCGCGAACAACGAGGTCAGCGAGGTGCCGCACTGCGGCATCGTCGTCGGATCGGCCGACGGCACCAGGATCCTGCGCAACCTCACGGTGAACACCATGCAGGTGCTGGCCGACGGGGGCGGCGTGTACCTGGCCGGGCCCCAGGGGGCGGGGGCCGAGGTGCGGGGGAACGTGATCAAGGACACGCGCACGCCGTACAACTTCGGGCTCTACCTCGACTACGGCGCCAGCGGGGTGATCGTCGAGGAGAACGTCGTCATGCGGGCCGACAACACGTCCGTCCTGCACGTGGGGCCGCCGCTGGAGAACGTGGTCTTCCGGGGCAACTTCTGGGACGCCGACCCGCTCGGGCACGACGACCCGCCGAGCGGGGTCACGTACGAGGGGAACGTGACCATCAAGGATGAACGCGAGTTGAACGCCGCGACCGAGGACATCCGGTCCCGGGCGGGTCTGCTCCGGCCCCGCGGCTAGCTTCTGATCGTGGTGCCGTTGAGGCGGTCGATCACCTCGTTGTGCAGGACCCCGTTCGTGCAGACCAGGCTGCCGCCCTCCAGGCCCTTCACGCCGGCGGTGTCGGTCCAGACGCCGCCGGCCTCCTCGACGATCACGGTGAGCGCCGCCATGTCCCACGGGGACAGCTCCGGCTCGGCCGACAGGTCCACCGAGCCCTCGGCGACCATC
This window encodes:
- a CDS encoding right-handed parallel beta-helix repeat-containing protein is translated as MFYVSPAGDDSWEGSFERPFLTLERARSAAREVPGEAVVRLMGGTHVLTRPFELTEADSGTVYEAYGHGTAGQEEAVISGGRPITEWRVRDGVWRAEVGDLEVRQLYVDGRRAARAAIPGLPGAAEATGTGYVTDSTEPLAWRSAEFVHRGVYPWSEARLGMAAAEADGGRTVITMAQPGFGWAMELYNSVWEGNTSRGPGLPTAIENDPAFLREPGTFALDRSRPGEHVLLYLPLPGEDPARTTVVAPVLETLVRVAGARDVAFKGLVFAEATWSRPGRPEGFVHYHGSGYYEGGGVETAVLGEGSSVTYPADSVTIPACIRFEETAGVRVEGCRFTRLGASGLGVSGGEGLTVRGCDFDTLSAGGIVVSGSRGTTLEDNRVRRVGLEFSGSPGISVMGTHGCVVANNEVSEVPHCGIVVGSADGTRILRNLTVNTMQVLADGGGVYLAGPQGAGAEVRGNVIKDTRTPYNFGLYLDYGASGVIVEENVVMRADNTSVLHVGPPLENVVFRGNFWDADPLGHDDPPSGVTYEGNVTIKDERELNAATEDIRSRAGLLRPRG